In a single window of the Gadus chalcogrammus isolate NIFS_2021 chromosome 20, NIFS_Gcha_1.0, whole genome shotgun sequence genome:
- the mettl21cb gene encoding S-adenosylmethionine-dependent methyltransferase domain-containing protein has translation MERAPPAMRAARLQPYLETGPPQEQRSVLETGALEEAKEDCERMSGEAMDRRKVWEPSVYYSLGKESFHFAGHDISIRESMDTYGALIWPGAVALCQFLENNQQQVCIMDKAVLEIGAGTGLLSIVASLLGAWVTATDLPDILSNLTFNLTRNTRGRARYTPQVAALTWGQHLDRDFPRNGCRYDYILAADVVYHHECLEELLATIRHFCHPGSTTTLLWANKIRFQSDLWFIEHLKSSYNTKMICELPQQEVKIYQATAKE, from the exons ATGGAGAGGGCTCCCCCTGCCATGCGAGCTGCCCGACTCCAGCCCTACCTGGAGACCGGACCCCCTCAGGAGCAGCGCTCTGTGCTGGAGACCGGCGCGTTGGAGGAAG CGAAGGAGGACTGCGAGCGGATGTCGGGCGAGGCGATGGACCGCAGGAAGGTGTGGGAGCCCAGTGTTTACTACTCGCTCGGGAAGGAGTCCTTCCACTTTGCCGGGCATGACATCAGCATCCGGGAGTCCATGGACACGTATGGCGCTCTGATCTGGCCCGGG GCGGTAGCTTTGTGCCAGTTCCTGGAGAACAACCAGCAACAAGTGTGTATCATGGATAAAGCGGTGCTGGAAATCGGGGCAGGGACTGGCTTGCTGTCCATCGTGGCCAGTCTACTGG GGGCCTGGGTCACGGCCACCGACCTGCCCGACATCCTCTCCAACCTGACCTTTAACCTCACACGGAACACCAGGGGCCGCGCCCGGTACACACCGCAGGTGGCGGCCCTCACCTGGGGCCAACACCTGGACCGGGACTTCCCTCGCAACGGCTGTCGCTATGACTACATCCTGGCAGCGGATGTGGTCTATCACCATGAATGCCTGGAAGAGCTCCTGGCCACGATTCGTCACTTCTGCCACCCAGGAAGTACGACCACACTGCTGTGGGCCAATAAGATCCGCTTCCAGTCCGACCTGTGGTTCATAGAGCACCTAAAGAGCAGCTACAACACCAAAATGATCTGCGAGTTAccacagcaggaggtgaagaTATACCAGGCCACGGCAAAGGAGTGA
- the grk1a gene encoding rhodopsin kinase GRK1, giving the protein MDFGALTTVVANSAYINARGSIDGSAAAARDKKYHSRLKLPHITVCEDLRDTLDLTFDFVCIEQPIGRRLFREFLSATLEYNGPLRLWKDIEAYDLADEGDLSQKAAKIVTRYMEPSAKHYCPILSEEIVAKVKEGQQEAGDGLFAPALACVMNFLREVPYIFFLESMYLKRFLQWKWLEMQPMDDDWFLDFRVLGKGGFGEVSACQMKATGKLYACKKLNKKRLKKRKGNEGAMVEKRILARVHSRFIVSLAYAFQTKDELCLVMTIMNGGDLKYHIYLVDDNNPGFCETRACFYLAQIIQGLEHLHQKRIIYRDLKPENVLLDNEGNVRISDLGLAVELKEGKTKTKGYAGTPGYMSPEMLKGEKYDTSVDYFTLGVTLFEFLAAKNPFRERGEKVDRDTMKERILNRVVTYPETFSENSKSLCDALMAKEVEKRLGFKDNNCDELRGHPFFSEINWRKLNEGLLSPPFVPDPKVVYAKSLDDVGAFSSVKGVALDEPDKTFFDEFSSGNISIPWQEEMIETGLYGELNVWGVDGALPNDLRRESILEQPPKSSTCSVA; this is encoded by the exons ATGGATTTTGGAGCCCTCACCACGGTGGTGGCAAATTCTGCCTACATCAACGCCCGTGGCAGCATCGACGGTTCCGCGGCGGCTGCGCGGGACAAGAAGTACCACTCGCGTCTCAAGCTCCCCCACATCACCGTGTGCGAGGACCTGAGGGACACGCTCGACTTGACGTTTGACTTCGTGTGCATCGAACAGCCCATAGGCAGACGCCTCTTCAGGGAATTCCTGAGTGCCACCCTAGAATACAATGGCCCGTTGCGTCTGTGGAAAGACATCGAGGCGTACGACTTGGCAGACGAGGGTGACCTCAGCCAGAAGGCCGCCAAGATCGTCACGAGGTACATGGAACCCTCTGCCAAGCACTACTGCCCCATTCTCTCGGAGGAAATCGTAGCTAAAGTGAAAGAGGGTCAACAGGAGGCCGGGGACGGGTTGTTCGCCCCAGCTCTGGCCTGCGTGATGAACTTCCTCCGTGAGGTCCCTTACATCTTCTTCCTGGAGAGCATGTACCTGAAGAGGTTCCTGCAGTGGAAGTGGCTCGAGATGCAGCCAATGGACGATGACTGGTTCCTGGATTTCCGTGTGCTGGGGAAAGGCGGTTTTGGGGAAGTTTCCGCCTGTCAGATGAAAGCCACTGGGAAACTTTATGCCTGTAAGAAGCTGAACAAGAAACGATTGAAGAAACGTAAAGGCAATGAG GGGGCAATGGTGGAGAAGAGAATTCTTGCCAGGGTCCACAGTCGCTTCATTGTGTCCTTGGCCTACGCATTCCAAACAAAGGACGAACTTTGTCTGGTCATGACCATCATGAACGGAGGAGACCTCAA GTACCACATCTACCTGGTGGATGATAACAACCCAGGCTTCTGCGAGACCAGAGCTTGTTTCTACCTCGCCCAGATCATCCAAGGCCTGGAGCACCTCCACCAGAAGAGAATAATCTACAGAGACCTCAAACCTGAAAATGTTCTGCTAGACAACGAAG GGAACGTGCGCATATCCGACCTGGGTCTCGCTGTGGAGTTGAAAGAAGgcaagacaaagacaaaaggCTACGCTGGAACACCAG GGTACATGTCTCCAGAGATGCTGAAGGGGGAGAAGTATGACACCTCTGTGGACTACTTTACCCTCGGTGTGACGCTGTTTGAGTTTTTGGCGGCCAAGAATCCAttcagggagagaggagagaag GTTGACCGCGACACGATGAAGGAACGCATTCTGAACAGGGTTGTGACTTATCCAGAAACCTTCAGTGAGAATTCCAAGTCCCTGTGCGATGCACTGATGGCCAAAGAGGTGGAAAAGAGGCTGGGTTTCAAGGACAACAACTGTGACGAGCTCAGGGGTCACCCTTTCTTTAGCGAAATCAATTGGAGGAAGCTGAACGAGG GtctactctcccctccctttGTCCCGGACCCCAAGGTGGTGTACGCCAAGAGCCTGGATGACGTGGGGGCTTTCTCCTCCGTGAAGGGCGTGGCCCTGGACGAACCGGACAAGACCTTCTTCGACGAGTTCTCCTCGGGGAACATCTCCATCCCCTGGCAGGAGGAGATGATCGAGACAGGCCTCTACGGTGAGCTCAACGTCTGGGGCGTGGACGGGGCTCTTCCCAACGACCTCCGCAGGGAGTCCATCTTAGAACAACCCCCAAAGTCCTCCACTTGCTCTGTGGCGTAA
- the LOC130373357 gene encoding transcription factor Dp-1-like, which produces MAKDAGLIETNGELKVFIDQNLSPSKVLSLVTVQPTALPVAKQLLPKTLGPSNVNIAPHMQHMPHMVIGTPQRPTVSNTILVNSPHTPSSQFLTQSQQPDASPWSSGKRGKKGEKNGKGLRHFSMKVCEKVQKKGVTTYNEVADELVAEFSSADNHMSPNDSHVYDQKNIRRRVYDALNVLMAMNIISKEKKEIKWIGLPTNSAQECQNLEVERQRRLERIKQKQSQLQELILQQIAFKNLVQRNRQSEQQTNRPPPPNSVIHLPFIIVNTSKKTVIDCSISNDKFEYLFNFDSMFEIHDDIEVLKRMGMACGLEVGKCSPEDLKIARSLVPKALEPYVTEMAKGPISNVYITGGSSSNGARYPVGSDGGADGTMASSSNDSHYSGSRVETPVSYMGDDDEEDDYDENDDED; this is translated from the exons ATGGCTAAAGAT GCTGGTCTGATTGAAACAAACGGAGAGTTGAAGGTTTTTATCGATCAGAATCTGAGCCCAAGTAAAG TCCTGTCTCTGGTTACTGTTCAGCCCACGGCTCTTCCAGTGGCCAAACAGCTATTGCCCAAAACCCTAGGGCCCTCCAACGTCAATATCGCTCCACACATGCAACACATGCCCCACATG GTGATTGGAACACCCCAAAGACCTACCGTTTCCAATACCATACTGGTCAACAGCCCACACACGCCCAGCTCCCAGTTCCTCACACAGAGCCAACAGCCTGACGCCTCACCATGGTCCTCAGG AAAACGTGGAAAGAAAGGTGAGAAAAACGGGAAGGGGTTGAGGCATTTCTCCATGAAGGTGTGTGAGAAGGTACAGAAGAAGGGCGTTACCACCTACAATGAGGTGGCCGATGAGCTGGTGGCAGAGTTCAGCTCCGCAGACAACCACATGTCGCCTAATGACTCG CATGTGTATGACCAGAAGAACATCAGGCGTCGCGTATATGATGCTCTTAATGTGCTCATGGCCATGAACATCATCtccaaggagaagaaggagatcaAATGGATCGGCCTGCCTACCAACTCCGCCCAGGAGTGCCAAAACCTAGAG GTGGAGAGACAAAGGCGGCTGGAGAGAATCAAGCAGAAACAGTCACAGCTACAAGAACTCATATTGCAG CAAATCGCCTtcaaaaacctggttcaacggAACAGGCAGTCAGAGCAGCAGACGAACAGACCCCCTCCTCCCAACTCTGTCATCCACCTGCCCTTCATTATTGTCAACACCAGCAAGAAGACAGTCATCGACTGTAGCATCTCCAATGACAA GTTCGAGTACCTTTTCAACTTTGACAGCATGTTTGAGATCCATGACGACATTGAGGTACTGAAACGTATGGGCATGGCCTGTGGTTTGGAGGTGGGCAAGTGCTCTCCAGAAGACCTGAAGATCGCCCGCAGTCTGGTGCCAAAGGCCCTGGAGCCTTATGTCACAG AGATGGCGAAGGGTCCAATCAGTAATGTCTACATTACCGGGGGATCTTCCTCAAACGGAGCACGGTATCCTGTGGGCAG TGACGGCGGCGCGGACGGCACCATGGCCTCCAGCTCTAACGACTCGCACTACAGCGGGTCTCGTGTGGAAACTCCAGTGTCTTACATGGGCGACGATGACGAGGAGGACGACTACGATGAGAACGACGATGAAGACTAG